Within the Arachis duranensis cultivar V14167 chromosome 10, aradu.V14167.gnm2.J7QH, whole genome shotgun sequence genome, the region NNNNNNNNNNNNNNNNNNNNNNNNNNNNNNNNNNNNNNNNNNNNNNNNNNNNNNNNNNNNNNNNNNNNNNNNNNNNNNNNNNNNNNNNNNNNNNNNNNNNNNNNNNNNNNNNNNNNNNNNNNNNNNNNNNNNNNNNNNNNNNNNNNNNNNNNNNNNNNNNNNNNNNNNNNNNNNNNNNNNNNNNNNNNNNNNNNNNNNNNNNNNNNNNNNNNNNNNNNNNNNNNNNNNNNNNNNNNNNNNNNNNNNNNNNNNNNNNNNNNNNNNNNNNNNNNNNNNNNNNNNNNNNNNNNNNNNNNNNNNNNNNNNNNNNNNNNNNNNNNNNNNNNNNNNNNNNNNNNNNNNNNNNNNNNNNNNNNNNNNNNNNNNNNNNNNNNNNNNNNNNNNNNNNNNNNNNNNNNNNNNNNNNNNNNNNNNNNNNNNNNNNNNNNNNNNNNNNNNNNNNNNNNNNNNNNNNNNNNNNNNNNNNNNNNNNNNNNNNNNNNNNNNNNNNNNNNNNNNNNNNNNNNNNNNNNNNNNNNNNNNNNNNNNNNNNNNNNNNNNNNNNNNNNNNNNNNNNNNNNNNNNNNNNNNNNNNNNNNNNNNNNNNNNNNNNNNNNNNNNNNNNNNNNNNNNNNNNNNNNNNNNNNNNNNNNNNNNNNNNNNNNNNNNNNNNNNNNNNNNNNNNNNNNNNNNNNNNNNNNNNNNNNNNNNNNNNNNNNNNNNNNNNNNNNNNNNNNNNNNNNNNNNNNNNNNNNNNNNNNNNNNNNNNNNNNNNNNNNNNNNNNNNNNNNNNNNNNNNNNNNNNAATTCTTGCAGAGCATGGCACTTTCGGATCACCCAAGGGGGAATTCATATCCCCGAAAACGAAAAAAGAATTCATGGTGGAAGCCTACCCGAGTTTCATTCACTTCatagatagaaaaaaattaagttcgcatccatatgtaagttttcGTTTGCTAAATTTGTTAGTACGCTTATTCATTTATatgccaaataaaataacacactgTTGAAATGTGGCAAtccttcagatttttgctcctGTTTGCCACTCGGGACATTGGTGGTTATGGATGATAAATACAACAAAGCGGAAATGTCAAATACTTGACCCGCTACACGAAAAAGCTCCAAGCGATGAGAGAAAGGACATTAATAAATTCACTGTAAGTTGCCTTTGTCTTCTTTACTTTAATAGATAGGTCTATTTCGTTAGTTGTGTTGGTTGTATATTGTGCATTCTGTTGGGTGTATCTTGTCCATTCATTCGGGTGTATTACTgatttgttttggtatttaaggGATATGTATTTTCAAGATTGATAACATATGCCGGCGGGGAACCTCTGGAGAAAGGGGAGAACGAGAAGAAACTTAAAGCATCATATGTTAAAATATCAGGCCAAAAAACAAGGTATAAATTTGTGACTCTGAACATTAAACTTTCCTAAAtgagatttgtaatttattttcttcgttTTCAGCTATGACTGCGCTATCTACGTAATGAAGTGGCTTGAGTTAATTGAGCCGGAAAACATTAAAAAGGGGAAGTATGAATGGGATAATTGGACACAGGTAACTGTCTTTAGAACTATATAACTCTGTATTACTTTACTGAATTAATATTTCTGTTTAAACATAACATACTTTTTAATTGTAGGAGGAGGTGGACCACTATAGAGTGGAGTATGCTTCCCGGATACTATTCAGTGAGATGAATAAACAGAGAGATCGGGCAATTAGAGAGAGTAGTGCTATAAGGCTGTCGAAGCcatcctctgtattattgagtCCGTTTTGTCAGATTAATTCTGCTGATATAGAAACTGGGTAATCCAACTGCTGGGTAGTTTGTAAATTGAACAAATGATGTAAATATTTGCCATTTATCAACAACTTCTATTCGATGTATATTTTTTCCGATAGTTAAACTATATGTGATGGTAAACTGCCTGTGATGTATTCAAAAGCTGTTTTACAGGTggtaaaatatgaagaaaaaataaagccaTATATAAACGTAAATTATAAACTGTTACACCCAATGCAAGTCTAATAATACACCCAAGGTTGaataaaatatacacccaactgtctgtgctgtattcaaaatgaatgaattacatgtactaaaatatgaagaaaaacatcAACTGAAATATACGCCCATAACCTGTAAATTTTTACAGCTTTTGTctatatgtatctatatatgTGTCTATATGTAAATTGtgaattaacaaaaatacacccaaaagaaacAGAGCTTTTACACCCATACTCTTTATAATTATACACCCAAAGAGTTATCCCCTGCTGCTGGTACCCTGAGCTGATAATTTATAACTTGTCCCTGATATTGGCTGCAATTTGAATGCGccgctgatgcagcatcaaacaGGTTTATCTGAATATAACACTCCCGTATTAGCTAAACTattaactagaaaaataaactcaatcgccacaaatttaaagaacattacatttacctcgcttaaaactttcgtcttcttcttctttgtggcatttgcaatctgtttctccagctttgaacctagcctattttttggacgtcctcttTTTCGAATCCTTGGcgggctttgaagctcgttaacggattccaagttggcgtcttcgtgggataaagaagatgtccccttccttttggcttttaatgcttCCATCTCGGCCATGACGTTATCGTACGCACGGTGCAGAATTGCAGTTAGCTCCTCCGATTCGGAGGCAAATTCGCAAATATTTTGCGAACGAAAAACCAATTGGTCGAACCTCTTACTTCTTGGCTCCATTAGTGGCTCgtcgtggctgctcttgatgtgtgtgtgttgcctctttaccttcttgctccatcgttcAAGTATGTATCTAGGGgacacttggcttacttgttcgaagcttaacacgcttagtgTGTGACGGCACAGAGCTGGaatattgagctggaaactTGTTCTCCGACTTCGTATACTAAATAGCCTAGAGCGGAATTCTTTAATCTGGTGATGCAATTCGCCTTTCCTCTGAATTGGGCTTGGACTTCCCTAAACTTTGCATGAGTGTACGcatcttgaaactgagcttcgatggaggatttggttgcacacggtatgaccgtatgaaaatctgcagcatctgattctctctctgcttgctccCTGCTTCCGAGGCAATTATCGTACTGTTTGACGAACTGAATGAGCGAGCTGTTNNNNNNNNNNNNNNNNNNNNNNNNNNNNNNNNNNNNNNNNNNNNNNNNNNNNNNNNNNNNNNNNNNNNNNNNNNNNNNNNNNNNNNNNNNNNNNNNNNNNNNNNNNNNNNNNNNNNNNNNNNNNNNNNNNNNNNNNNNNNNNNNNNNNNNNNNNNNNNNNNNNNNNNNNNNNNNNNNNNNNNNNNNNNNNNNNNNNNNNNNNNNNNNNNNNNNNNNNNNNNNNNNNNNNNNNNNNNNNNNNNNNNNNNNNNNNNNNNNNNNNNNNNNNNNNNNNNNNNNNNNNNNNNNNNNNNNNNNNNNNNNNNNNNNNNNNNNNNNNNNNNNNNNNNNNNNNNNNNNNNNNNNNNNNNNNNNNNNNNNNNNNNNNNNNNNNNNNNNNNNNNNNNNNNNNNNNNNNNNNNNNNNNNNNNNNNNNNNNNNNNNNNNNNNNNNNNNNNNNNNNNNNNNNNNNNNNNNNNNNNNNNNNNNNNNNNNNNNNNNNNNNNNNNNNNNNNNNNNNNNNNNNNNNNNNNNNNNNNNNNNNNNNNNNNNNNNNNNNNNNNNNNNNNNNNNNNNNNNNNNNNNNNNNNNNNNNNNNNNNNNNNNNNNNNNNNNNNNNNNNNNNNNNNNNNNNNNNNNNNNNNNNNNNNNNNNNNNNNNNNNNNNNNNNNNNNNNNNNNNNNNNNNNNNNNNNNNNNNNNNNNNNNNNNNNNNNNNNNNNNNNNNNNNNNNNNNNNNNNNNNNNNNNNNNNNNNNNNNNNNNNNNNNNNNNNNNNNNNNNNNNNNNNNNNNNNNNNNNNNNNNNNNNNNNNNNNNNNNNNNNNNNNNNNNNNNNNNNNNNNNNNNNNNNNNNNNNNNNNNNNNNNNNNNNNNNNNNNNNNNNNNNNNNNNNNNNNNNNNNNNNNNNNNNNNAACTCTTGTAGAGAAACCTGCAGCCTTGgcgtagttcctgtaaaattttcTGGCATtttcaagggtggtaaaggtcattccgACCTTCGGAACAAGTTCGTCATCAACAACCGAGAGAGGCTGCACAATACACCGTGTCAGAACTGtgaatacacccatagatatgatacaaatacacccaatcatgtctaaTATGATATACCTGAACCGAAACAACTCAACTACAGAATGACCTTTAAAGCCATAAACTGTCAATACacaggctgcagaatacaccatgtcaaaaactaaaaacacacccaatcatgtctgatataatacacctgaacaacaacaactcaattaaaaataacaaaaaaccagtaaagtgtatatacacccacacttctagctaaaatacacccaaagaagaattgatctacacccgagcgtctgctataaatttCAGGTAATTAATCACAACTAATACATTGAATCGACAGATTCATGTTAACGTGTTACTTTCACAGTCAATGTTCAGCAATTTTTAAactacacaatgctatacaaattactgtaaatcaaacctcaggaacttcgttagattcaaattcataatccacttcgCCTGGATTCAGCACACAATCTGAGCTTGAAggatccattatcttcaaaacgagttcaaactttgatttcagaaaacaacaaatcaaaagagaaaacgaagctcgagttgcagagagagaaaaaaataacgtaaacgaagaacataccagtgagaaaaggagaggaaaagatCGATGGAGAAGAATGAGGGAAGACgcgcgagaagaagaacaaccaaatctcaaaataacgaaaacgaagaaggaaacaaatattttaaagttgGAAGTTAGATATACGCGGGATAttatatagcgcgtgtaatCAACGTACGTGGAGGAGCgcgtattttaaatttattgtttaataaacttgtaaagcatacaagccctaatggcttgtatgcagagcttttccgttttaaaaaatatatattcatattatAACCCAAATATTATTTACCAAAGTTTAAAGTGAGAACTCTCTATTATTAACTtaagtatcaaaattctttatatttatttttttttttaacccaAACCGTATCTCTCAAAAATATGCCATCCTTGAAAATTTCACGTACATAAAATATGCTAACCTTAGTCCATGGAtttcatgaaaaatatgaaaagttattttaagtttttatttttgctcaagttatgatccatCCATGATCTAATAGAGTGGAAGCATCCTCTCCGATTGTAGTTTTTGTTTCC harbors:
- the LOC107471654 gene encoding uncharacterized protein LOC107471654, which codes for MINTTKRKCQILDPLHEKAPSDERKDINKFTGYVFSRLITYAGGEPLEKGENEKKLKASYVKISGQKTSYDCAIYVMKWLELIEPENIKKGKYEWDNWTQEEVDHYRVEYASRILFSEMNKQRDRAIRESSAIRLSKPSSVLLSPFCQINSADIETG